A section of the Lentimicrobiaceae bacterium genome encodes:
- a CDS encoding C25 family peptidase propeptide domain-containing protein, producing the protein MNYRYLTSAKAVLMSVLLFVFCLVASAESYTYQDSWGKQGLTLTSNTPNKVELNVSVNNFTLESVDINGEQMQEIAFDGFALFTNAGEPNIPGISRLVAIPQGATANLEIIDYRVEIIQNVNIAPSPVIPKENEDGLVFSKSSNVYSRNAFFPENISTLSEVKQLRGVDVVLLTFRHLLTTL; encoded by the coding sequence ATGAATTATCGTTATCTAACTTCTGCAAAAGCAGTTCTTATGTCCGTGCTTTTGTTTGTATTTTGTTTGGTAGCTTCAGCCGAAAGCTATACCTATCAGGATTCGTGGGGTAAACAAGGATTAACCCTAACGAGCAATACTCCAAATAAAGTAGAGCTAAACGTTTCTGTTAACAATTTTACGCTAGAATCTGTTGACATCAACGGTGAACAAATGCAGGAAATAGCATTCGACGGGTTTGCTCTTTTTACAAACGCAGGCGAACCTAATATCCCCGGAATAAGCAGACTTGTCGCTATTCCGCAAGGAGCCACTGCAAATTTAGAAATTATTGATTACCGTGTTGAAATTATTCAAAATGTCAACATTGCACCATCTCCGGTTATTCCAAAAGAAAATGAAGATGGCTTGGTATTTTCAAAAAGTAGCAATGTGTACAGCCGTAATGCTTTCTTCCCCGAAAATATTTCAACATTATCGGAAGTTAAACAGCTAAGAGGTGTTGACGTTGTTCTATTAACATTTCGCCATTTGCTTACAACCCTGTAA